DNA sequence from the Pempheris klunzingeri isolate RE-2024b chromosome 9, fPemKlu1.hap1, whole genome shotgun sequence genome:
GAAATTACAGACATTAACGATAATGCaccaacatttgaaaaaaacgAAATTAAATTCACAATCAGCGAATCTGCAATTGTTGGGGCTAAATTTGTTTTAGAGAGAGCTGTGGATTTAGATGTTGGTACAAATAGTCTCGAAAGTTACGTACTTAAACCAAGTGATCATTTTTTACTTAAGCTGCACAACCAAGCTGACGGCACAAAGAATGTTGAAATGGTCTTACAAAAGcctctggacagagagaaaaacgaGCTCATGTCTTTGGCTTTGACGGCTCTAGATGGAGGAGAGCCACAGATGTCAGGAACGATGCAGATTCTCATCACAGTGTTAGATGTGAATGACAATGCACCTGTTTTTACGCAGCCGATCTACAAAGGCACTATACCTGAAGATGCTGCAAAAGGCACGATCGTGACTACTGTCAGTGCGTCTGATGCTGATCATGGGTTAAATGGTAAAATAACGTATTCAATCACAAATACTTTGGATGACGTTAGACATATGTTTGAAGTAAATGAGGACAATGGCGAGGTTAAGTTGATTGGACGTTTGGactatgaaaagaaaagaaattttCAGATCAACATACGCGCAATGGACAACGGGGGACTAACGGATTCTTGTAAAGTGATAGTAGATGTTGTCGATATAAATGACAATAAACCAACGattaaaatcatgtcaaaatcAGCTATTATATCAGAGAATGCAAATACCAACACAGTCGTTACAATGATTAACGTCCAGGATCCAGACTCAGGTGAAAATGGTAACGTTCAGtgttttgtaaatgaaaatattccCTTCTTATTGAAATCGACATCAAATAATTTCTACAGTTTAGTAACAGACAGTGATTTAGACCGAGAGAGAGCCTCTGAGTATAACATCAGTGTGACCTGCTCTGATGAGGGAgtgccctccctctccagcagcgTCACTCTCACCTTACAGATctctgatgtgaatgacaacgAGCCTGTTTTTGAGAGGAGCTCATATGAGGCCTACATAgtagaaaacaacacaccagGCCTCTCTATATTCACAGTGAAAGCCAGAGACGCTGACTGGAAGCAGAACGCGCGTGTTTCTTACCTCCTGGAGGACTCCTCTGTTAACGGAGTGCCAGTCTCCTCATATGTGTCCGTTAGTGCTGATAGTGGAGTCATCCATGCAGTGCGCTCTTTTGACTACGAGCAGATCAAAGACTTCCAGTTCCGCGTCAAGGCGCAGGATGGAGGCTCCCCTCCACTCAGTAGTAATGTGACCGTGAAAGtactgatccaggaccagaacGACAACCCCCCTCAGGTTCTGTACCCAGTCCAGACTGGAGGCTCTCTGGTGGATGAGATGGTGCCTCGTTCAGCAGATGTGGGCTACCTGGTGACTAAAGTggtggctgtggatgtggactctGGACAGAATGCGTGGCTCTCCTATAAAGTgcagaaagccacagacagggcgCTGTTTGAAGTGGGCTCACAGAACGGAGAAATCAGAACTATCCGCCAAGTGACTGATAAAgatgctgtgagacaaagactgactgtgatagTGGAGGACAACGGGCAGCCCTCTCGTTCAGCTACAGTCATTGTTAACGTGGCGGTGGCGGACAGCTTCCCTGAAGTGCTGTCggagttcactgactttactcACGACAAGGAGTACAACGACAACCTGACTTTTTACTTAGTGTTGGCTCTGGCTgtagtttccttcctcttcatcacgtgtgtggtggttattatctcagtgaaaatctacagatggagacagtCTCGCATCCTGTATCACTCCAACCTGCCTGTGATTCCATATTATCCACCACGTTACTCAGACACTTTGGGGACAGGGACTCTCCAACACGTGTACAACTACGAGGTGTGCAGGACGACTGACTCCAGAAAGAGTGACTGTAAGTTCGGCAGAGCTGGTAGTCAGAACGTGCTGATAATGGAGCCCAGTTCAACAGGGACGATGCAGCGGATACAGAGTGAGAAGAACATCCTGGATGAACCAGACTCTCCTCTAGAGGTTAGAAAGGCGTTACATCACTCTCACCTTCTGTAACAATTAACATCACCAAACGCTTCAATCAAATGTTCCAATATGCGCTCAAATGCTATTGGTCTCTTCTTTTTCAGCACCTTGGAGAGCAACATTAAACCATGCGTGTCATTCAGTGTAACAGATTTTAAATAATGGCCATTGTTCATCCCcatactttgatttttttttaggccttttaaaatattaattaaggCGCGATCTATTAGCattaaaatattctttaaacCCTTATAAGTTTTTTCTCAGCTTTTCCACCTCTCCCTTCTCATAACACATGTTTCTGCAGTTTTGCTTTCTGAACTCAATGGGCCGCTGTTGCCTTGTCTGTTGCAGTACTGCTATATTTACAGCAGTACCGCCTCTTCATTTCGACGTattagagagaaagagcaggcGCAGATCGCATTGTCTTCGGTAGGAGAGCCGAAATACACGACGAGGCACAACGGTCATTCTGTGGCTACACATTTCAGGACTATTTTCTATTCATATTTCGTTTGAATGACGACTTTGACTTTGTGACGGATTTTACGAGGCTGTCGATTCTTCCTGCCGACATATTTTCAAACAATGAGAGGGCAAGTACTGTTGTTTGTTTCGATCCTCAGTCTTAGTACCGTCTCCGGACAGGTCAGCTACTCTATTCCAGAGGAAATGGCGAAAGGCTCGTTGGTTGGAAATATAGCTCAGGATTTAGGTTTAGATGTGAAACGACTGAGGTTGGGTAACGCTCGTGTTTATTCTGGTGACAGCAGAGAGTACATCGAGCTGAACAGCGAAAGGGGAGTCCTTCTTATCAAAGAGAGAATAGACAGAGAGGCGTTATGTGGTGATACGACACCATGTGCTGTGCATTTTCAGATCGTGTTGGAGAATCCTATGGAATTTTACAGTGTAACAGTTGAAATTACAGACATTAACGATAATGCaccaacatttgaaaaaaacgAAATTAAGTTCACAATCAGCGAATCTGCAATTGTTGGGGCTAAATTTGATTTAGAGAGAGCTGTGGATTTAGATGTTGGTACAAATAGTCTCGAAAGTTACGTACTTAAACCAAGTGATCATTTTTTACTTAAGCTGCACAACCAAGCTGACGGCACAAAGAATGTTGAAATGGTCTTACAAAAGcctctggacagagagaaaaacgaGCTCATGTCTTTGGCTTTGACGGCTCTAGATGGAGGAGAGCCACAGATGTCAGGAACGATGCAGATTCTCATCACAGTGTTAGATGTGAATGACAATGCACCTGTTTTTACGCAGCCGATCTACAAAGGCACTATACCTGAAGATGCTGCAAAAGGCACGATCGTGACTACTGTCAGTGCGTCTGATGCTGATCATGGGTTAAATGGTAAAATAACGTATTCAATCACAAATACTTTAGATGACGTTAGACATATGTTTGAAGTAAATGAGGACAATGGCGAGGTTAAGTTGATTGGACGTTTGGactatgaaaagaaaagaaattttCAGATTAATGTACGTGCAAGAGATAACGGAGGACTAACGGATACTTGTAAAGTGATAGTAGACGTTGTCGATATAAATGACAATAAACCAACGATTAAAATCATGTCTAAATCAGCTATTATATCAGAGAATGCAAATACCAACACAGTCGTTACAATGATTAACGTCCAGGATCCAGACTCAGGTGAAAATGGTAACGTTCAGtgttttataaatgaaaatattcccTTCTTATTGAAATCGACATCAAGTAATTTCTATAGTTTAGTAACAGACAGTGATTTAGACCGAGAGAGAGCCTCTGAGTATAACATCAGTGTGACCTGCTCTGATGAGGGAgtgccctccctctccagcagcgTCACTCTCACCTTACAGATctctgatgtgaatgacaacgAGCCTGTTTTTGAGAGGAGCTCATATGAGGCCTACATAgtagaaaacaacacaccagGCCTCTCTATATTCACAGTGAAAGCCAGAGACGCTGACTGGAAGCAGAATGCGCGTGTTTCTTACCTCCTGGAGGACTCCTCTGTTAACGGAGTGCCAGTCTCCTCATATGTGTCCGTCAGTGCTGATAGTGGAGTCATCCATGCAGTGCGCTCTTTTGACTACGAGCAGATCAAAGACTTCCAGTTCCGCGTCAAGGCGCAGGATGGAGGCTCCCCTCCACTCAGTAGTAATGTGACCGTGAAAGtactgatccaggaccagaacGACAACCCCCCTCAGGTTCTGTACCCAGTCCAGACTGGAGGCTCTCTGGTGGATGAGATGGTGCCTCGTTCAGCAGATGTGGGCTACCTGGTGACTAAAGTggtggctgtggatgtggactctGGACAGAATGCGTGGCTCTCCTATAAAGTgcagaaagccacagacagggcgCTGTTTGAAGTGGGCTCACAGAACGGAGAAATCAGAACTATCCGCCAAGTGACTGATAAAgatgctgtgagacaaagactgactgtgatagTGGAGGACAACGGGCAGCCCTCTCGTTCAGCTACAGTCATTGTTAACGTGGCGGTGGCGGACAGCTTCCCTGAAGTGCTGTCggagttcactgactttactcACGACAAGGAGTACAACGACAACCTGACTTTTTACTTAGTGTTGGCTCTGGCTgtagtttccttcctcttcatcacgtgtgtggtggttattatctcagtgaaaatctacagatggagacagtCTCGCATCCTGTATCACTCCAACCTGCCTGTGATTCCATATTATCCACCACGTTACTCAGACACTTTGGGGACAGGGACTCTCCAACACGTGTACAACTACGAGGTGTGCAGGACGACTGACTCCAGAAAGAGTGACTGTAAGTTCGGCAGAGCTGGTAGTCAGAACGTGCTGATAATGGAGCCCAGTTCAACAGGGACGATGCAGCGGATACAGAGTGAGAAGAGCATCCTGGATGAACCAGACTCTCCTCTAGAGGTTAGAACTGGTTAGCTATCCGTGTCTTCGCTGAAGTCATGCTTTAAATCACTTGTCTCTTATTTTCAGCACCTTGGAGAGCGGCATAATTATATATTGAAAATCGTGCATCTCTTCTCTCAAATTTCCCCTTAGATttccttttacattttcacacaatcTAATTTCTTAGATATTTGCAAGTCATCTTCCTCATTTAGTCACTATGTCATTCTTCCAGTAAATGTACTATCAAGCAATACTGTGGATTTACATGagaagtgtttttctttgttgtttttttatttgcaacCAAGGTTGATCAATTTGTTTTCCACAGTTTACATGCAGTGTAACATTATGAACTCAGAGTGCCGCTGTTGGCTAGTCTGTACTAAATTTACCACACTCATTGTACCTCCCATCGTCTCTTTAttttagagagagaaagagacagaaacgAAGCGCATTGCCTGGAATTTACCGGAGATACAGAACTCGAtacctctctttttttgttgtgaatatgctgtaaaaaaaaaaaactgcatcgACTGAAAAAAATCGCAGGGCAAAAATCCAAAAGCCATACATTATATAGACTGGGATTACGGCGGACAGAACAATGAGAGGGCAAGTACTGTTGTTTTTCTCGGTCCTCTCTCTCGGCTCGGTGCTCGGACAGGTCAGCTACTCCATTCCTGAGGAAATGCCAAAAGGTTCACTAGTTGGCAACATGGCAAGAGATTTTGGCTTGGATGTAAAAAGACTAAAAACGGGTAAAGCTCGTATTTTCACCCGAGACAGCGACGCATATATTGAGCTGAATAAGGAAAGAGGAGTCCTCCTCATCAAAGATATGATAGACAGGGAGGCGCTCTGTGGTCAAACGACGCCTTgtgctttacattttcagattatATTAGAGAACCCGATGGAATTTTACAGTGTAACAATTGAGATCACAGATGTTAATGATAACCCTCCGTCCTTCGAAAAGAACGACGTCAGATTTAAAATCAGTGAATCCGCTGTCAGTGGGGCTAAATTCATATTAGACCGGGCAGTTGATCCTGATGTAGGTTCAAATGGATTGCAAACGTATAAACTTGAACCAGCAGATAATTTTGTTGTTAAATTGCATGATCAAGCAGATGGGACGAAAAACGTAGAAATGGTCTTAGAGAAACCtcttgacagagaaaaaaacgAGCATCTTTCTTTAGTTCTGACGGCGGTGGATGGGGGAGAGCCGCAGATGACGGGAACAATGCAGATTTTAATTACTGTTTTAGACGTGAATGACAATGCTCCTGTTTTTACACAAACAATTTATAAAGCCTCTATAAAAGAAAATGCACCGGTAGGAACAGTTGTAGCGACAGTTACTGCAACAGATGCAGATCATGGATCTAATGGTAGAATAACTTATTCAATTTCAAGTATATTAGATCATGCTCGTggtttatttgaaataaatgatgaaagtGGCGAAATTCGGCTAAAAGGAAATGTTGACTATGAAAAAGCTCGAACATTTCAGATAAACATTCGTGCAAGTGATGATGGAGGACTCGTTGACTCCTGTAAAGTCATGATCGACGTCATTGACATGAATGACAATAAACCAGATATCCATATAATGTCAAAATCAAATGTGATATCAGAGGATGCTAAACCCGACACTGTTGTGACAATGATAAATATTCAGGACGCAGACTCGGGTGAAAACGGCAAGATCCAGTGTAGTATAAATGATAATATTCCTTTTGTGATGAAGTCTACAAACAATGATTTCTACAGTTTAGTGACAGACAGTGAATTAGACCGAGAGAGAGCCTCTGAGTATAACATCAGTGTGACCTGCTCTGATGAGGGAgtgccctccctctccagcagcgTCACTCTCACCTTACAGATctctgatgtgaatgacaacgAGCCTGTTTTTGAGAGGAGCTCATATGAGGCCTACATAgtagaaaacaacacaccagGCCTCTCTATATTCACAGTGAAAGCCAGAGACGCTGACTGGAAGCAGAACGCGCGTGTTTCTTACCTCCTGGAGGACTCCTCTGTTAACGGAGTGCCAGTCTCCTCATATGTGTCCGTCAGTGCTGATAGTGGAGTCATCCATGCAGTGCGCTCTTTTGACTACGAGCAGATCAAAGACTTCCAGTTCCGCGTCAAGGCGCAGGATGGAGGCTCCCCTCCACTCAGTAGTAATGTGACCGTGAAAGtactgatccaggaccagaacGACAACCCCCCTCAGGTTCTGTACCCAGTCCAGACTGGAGGCTCTCTGGTGGATGAGATGGTGCCTCGTTCAGCAGATGTGGGCTACCTGGTGACTAAAGTggtggctgtggatgtggactctGGACAGAATGCGTGGCTCTCCTATAAAGTgcagaaagccacagacagggcgCTGTTTGAAGTGGGCTCACAGAACGGAGAAATCAGAACTATCCGCCAAGTGACTGATAAAgatgctgtgagacaaagactgactgtgatagTGGAGGACAACGGGCAGCCCTCTCGTTCAGCTACAGTCATTGTTAACGTGGCGGTGGCGGACAGCTTCCCTGAAGTGCTGTCggagttc
Encoded proteins:
- the LOC139207559 gene encoding protocadherin beta-16-like — encoded protein: MRGQVLLFVSILSLSTVSGQVSYSIPEEMAKGSLVGNIAQDLGLDVKRLRLGNARVYSGDSREYIELNSERGVLLIKERIDREALCGDTTPCAVHFQIVLENPMEFYSVTVEITDINDNAPTFEKNEIKFTISESAIVGAKFVLERAVDLDVGTNSLESYVLKPSDHFLLKLHNQADGTKNVEMVLQKPLDREKNELMSLALTALDGGEPQMSGTMQILITVLDVNDNAPVFTQPIYKGTIPEDAAKGTIVTTVSASDADHGLNGKITYSITNTLDDVRHMFEVNEDNGEVKLIGRLDYEKKRNFQINIRAMDNGGLTDSCKVIVDVVDINDNKPTIKIMSKSAIISENANTNTVVTMINVQDPDSGENGNVQCFVNENIPFLLKSTSNNFYSLVTDSDLDRERASEYNISVTCSDEGVPSLSSSVTLTLQISDVNDNEPVFERSSYEAYIVENNTPGLSIFTVKARDADWKQNARVSYLLEDSSVNGVPVSSYVSVSADSGVIHAVRSFDYEQIKDFQFRVKAQDGGSPPLSSNVTVKVLIQDQNDNPPQVLYPVQTGGSLVDEMVPRSADVGYLVTKVVAVDVDSGQNAWLSYKVQKATDRALFEVGSQNGEIRTIRQVTDKDAVRQRLTVIVEDNGQPSRSATVIVNVAVADSFPEVLSEFTDFTHDKEYNDNLTFYLVLALAVVSFLFITCVVVIISVKIYRWRQSRILYHSNLPVIPYYPPRYSDTLGTGTLQHVYNYEVCRTTDSRKSDCKFGRAGSQNVLIMEPSSTGTMQRIQSEKNILDEPDSPLEVRKALHHSHLL
- the LOC139206758 gene encoding protocadherin gamma-A11-like isoform X5; protein product: MRGQVLLFVSILSLSTVSGQVSYSIPEEMAKGSLVGNIAQDLGLDVKRLRLGNARVYSGDSREYIELNSERGVLLIKERIDREALCGDTTPCAVHFQIVLENPMEFYSVTVEITDINDNAPTFEKNEIKFTISESAIVGAKFDLERAVDLDVGTNSLESYVLKPSDHFLLKLHNQADGTKNVEMVLQKPLDREKNELMSLALTALDGGEPQMSGTMQILITVLDVNDNAPVFTQPIYKGTIPEDAAKGTIVTTVSASDADHGLNGKITYSITNTLDDVRHMFEVNEDNGEVKLIGRLDYEKKRNFQINVRARDNGGLTDTCKVIVDVVDINDNKPTIKIMSKSAIISENANTNTVVTMINVQDPDSGENGNVQCFINENIPFLLKSTSSNFYSLVTDSDLDRERASEYNISVTCSDEGVPSLSSSVTLTLQISDVNDNEPVFERSSYEAYIVENNTPGLSIFTVKARDADWKQNARVSYLLEDSSVNGVPVSSYVSVSADSGVIHAVRSFDYEQIKDFQFRVKAQDGGSPPLSSNVTVKVLIQDQNDNPPQVLYPVQTGGSLVDEMVPRSADVGYLVTKVVAVDVDSGQNAWLSYKVQKATDRALFEVGSQNGEIRTIRQVTDKDAVRQRLTVIVEDNGQPSRSATVIVNVAVADSFPEVLSEFTDFTHDKEYNDNLTFYLVLALAVVSFLFITCVVVIISVKIYRWRQSRILYHSNLPVIPYYPPRYSDTLGTGTLQHVYNYEVCRTTDSRKSDCKFGRAGSQNVLIMEPSSTGTMQRIQSEKSILDEPDSPLEQKPPNNDWRFTQGPRPGPSGATGGPEVAMGTGPWPQPPTEAEQLQALMAAANEVSEATATLGPGTMGLSTRYSPQFTLQHVPDYRQNVYIPGSTATLTSNPQQQQATAQQATQQALPPPQASAQPEPPKAAQTPASKKKSTKKEKK
- the LOC139206758 gene encoding protocadherin gamma-A11-like isoform X6, which translates into the protein MRGQVLLFFSVLSLGSVLGQVSYSIPEEMPKGSLVGNMARDFGLDVKRLKTGKARIFTRDSDAYIELNKERGVLLIKDMIDREALCGQTTPCALHFQIILENPMEFYSVTIEITDVNDNPPSFEKNDVRFKISESAVSGAKFILDRAVDPDVGSNGLQTYKLEPADNFVVKLHDQADGTKNVEMVLEKPLDREKNEHLSLVLTAVDGGEPQMTGTMQILITVLDVNDNAPVFTQTIYKASIKENAPVGTVVATVTATDADHGSNGRITYSISSILDHARGLFEINDESGEIRLKGNVDYEKARTFQINIRASDDGGLVDSCKVMIDVIDMNDNKPDIHIMSKSNVISEDAKPDTVVTMINIQDADSGENGKIQCSINDNIPFVMKSTNNDFYSLVTDSELDRERASEYNISVTCSDEGVPSLSSSVTLTLQISDVNDNEPVFERSSYEAYIVENNTPGLSIFTVKARDADWKQNARVSYLLEDSSVNGVPVSSYVSVSADSGVIHAVRSFDYEQIKDFQFRVKAQDGGSPPLSSNVTVKVLIQDQNDNPPQVLYPVQTGGSLVDEMVPRSADVGYLVTKVVAVDVDSGQNAWLSYKVQKATDRALFEVGSQNGEIRTIRQVTDKDAVRQRLTVIVEDNGQPSRSATVIVNVAVADSFPEVLSEFTDFTHDKEYNDNLTFYLVLALAVVSFLFITCVVVIISVKIYRWRQSRILYHSNLPVIPYYPPRYSDTLGTGTLQHVYNYEVCRTTDSRKSDCKFGRAGSQNVLIMEPSSTGTMQRIQSEKNILDEPDSPLEQKPPNNDWRFTQGPRPGPSGATGGPEVAMGTGPWPQPPTEAEQLQALMAAANEVSEATATLGPGTMGLSTRYSPQFTLQHVPDYRQNVYIPGSTATLTSNPQQQQATAQQATQQALPPPQASAQPEPPKAAQTPASKKKSTKKEKK